From Portunus trituberculatus isolate SZX2019 chromosome 50, ASM1759143v1, whole genome shotgun sequence, the proteins below share one genomic window:
- the LOC123499690 gene encoding uncharacterized protein LOC123499690: protein MEDQKYLRVLHPNVRGQSRLLVSSSGNLSLNVQNRGKKRKNDENQGSAKCKRKDGIFIDSDLKKAVKTASTSTQTDSPQNAAEVPPPASPAPTTSKQATIDMLTNDTAPADYWEALAEKRREALEDTLQENQKLHEKNKELESEISVLKEENKQLEDMVEEAKQLAALVQSVTGGEEAAE from the exons ATGGAAGACCAGAAATACCTAAGAGTCCTTCATCCCAACGTCCGAGGGCAGTCTCGGCTCTTGGTGTCTTCAAGTGGCAATCTTTCTCTCAATGTACAAAACAGaggcaaaaagagaaaaaa TGACGAAAACCAAGGCTCTGCAAAATGCAAGCGTAAGGATGGAATCTTCATAGACTCAGACTTAAAGAAAGCTGTAAAAACTGCATCAACATCTACTCAGACGGACTCACCTCAAAATGCTGCAGAGGTACCACCCCCTGCAAGCCCTGCACCCACCACCTCCAAACAGGCAACAATTGACATGCTCACCAATG ACACTGCTCCAGCTGACTACTGGGAGGCGTTAGCAGAGAAAAGGCGGGAGGCACTGGAGGACACTCTACAGGAAAACCAAAAGCTtcatgagaaaaacaaagaacttGAGAGTGAGATTTCTgttttgaaagaagaaaataagcaatTGGAAGACATGGTGGAAGAGGCCAAGCAGCTGGCTGCTCTTGTGCAG tctgttacaggaggagaagaagcagctGAATAG